Proteins from a single region of Takifugu rubripes chromosome 4, fTakRub1.2, whole genome shotgun sequence:
- the six2a gene encoding homeobox protein SIX2a, giving the protein MSMLPTFGFTQEQVACVCEVLQQGGNIERLGRFLWSLPACEHLHKNESVLKAKAVVAFHRGNFRELYKILESHQFSPHNHPKLQQLWLKAHYIEAEKLRGRPLGAVGKYRVRRKFPLPRSIWDGEETSYCFKEKSRSILREWYTHNPYPSPREKRELAEATGLTTTQVSNWFKNRRQRDRAAEAKERENNENSNSHNPLTSSMNGSKSLLGSSDDDKTPSGTPDHTSPSPALLLGSNAGLQSLHGLAPPPGPSAIPVPGGAESVHLHHSLHHDTILNPMSSNLVDLGS; this is encoded by the exons ATGTCCATGCTTCCGACGTTTGGGTTCACCCAGGAACAAGTGGCGTGCGTCTGCGAAGTCCTCCAACAAGGGGGGAATATCGAGCGGCTGGGGCGCTTTCTGTGGTCCCTGCCGGCGTGCGAGCACCTTCACAAGAATGAGAGCGTCCTCAAAGCGAAAGCTGTGGTCGCCTTCCACCGAGGGAACTTCCGAGAGCTCTACAAGATCCTGGAGAGTCACCAATTCTCTCCACACAACCACCccaagctgcagcagctgtggctgaAAGCGCACTACATCGAGGCGGAGAAGCTGCGGGGCCGCCCGCTCGGCGCCGTGGGGAAGTACCGCGTCCGGAGAAAGTTCCCCCTGCCCCGTTCCATCTGGGACGGAGAGGAGACCAGCTACTGCTTTaaggagaagagcaggagcaTTCTCCGGGAGTGGTACACTCACAATCCCTACCCGTCCCCGCGGGAGAAGAGGGAGCTGGCCGAGGCCACGGGACTCACCACCACACAGGTCAGCAACTGGTTCAAAAACCGGCGACAGCGAGACCGAGCGGCGGAGGCCAAGGAAAG AGAAAACAACGAAAACAGCAACAGCCACAACCCCCTGACTTCCTCCATGAACGGGAGTAAATCTCTCCTGGGGAGCTCAGACGACGACAAAACACCCTCGGGGACTCCGGATCACACGTCCCCGAGCCCGGCTCTGCTCCTCGGCTCTAATGCTGGTTTACAGTCCCTCCACGGCCTCGCCCCCCCTCCGGGGCCAAGCGCCATCCCCGTCCCAGGCGGTGCAGAGTCTGTGCACCTTCACCACTCTTTGCACCACGACACCATATTGAACCCTATGTCTTCGAATCTAGTGGACCTTGGCTCTTAA
- the six3a gene encoding homeobox protein SIX3a — MVFRSPLELYPSHFFLPNFADRPLLLANSAPTTRSPEDLSMFQLPTLNFSPEQVASVCETLEETGDIERLGRFLWSLPVAPGACEAINKHESILRARAVVAFHTGNFRDLYHILENHKFTKESHGKLQAMWLEAHYQEAEKLRGRPLGPVDKYRVRKKFPLPRTIWDGEQKTHCFKERTRSLLREWYLQDPYPNPSKKRELAQATGLTPTQVGNWFKNRRQRDRAAAAKNRLQHQAIGPSGMRSLSEAGLTPHSSAESPSTAASPTTSVSSMTERVDTGTSILSVTSSDSECDV; from the exons ATGGTTTTCAGATCCCCCTTAGAGCTTTATCCCTCCCATTTCTTCCTGCCAAACTTCGCTGATCGCCCTCTGCTCCTGGCGAACAGCGCTCCCACCACCAGGTCTCCAGAAGACTTGTCCATGTTTCAGCTACCGACCCTCAACTTCTCCCCGGAGCAGGTGGCAAGCGTCTGCGAGACGCTGGAAGAGACCGGGGACATCGAACGGCTGGGCCGCTTCCTCTGGTCCCTGCCGGTGGCTCCGGGAGCATGCGAGGCGATCAACAAGCACGAGTCCATCCTGCGCGCCCGGGCCGTGGTCGCGTTCCACACGGGGAATTTCAGAGACCTCTACCACATCCTGGAGAACCACAAGTTCACCAAGGAATCGCACGGCAAACTGCAGGCTATGTGGCTGGAAGCGCATTATCAGGAGGCCGAGAAACTCCGCGGCCGCCCGCTCGGACCGGTCGATAAGTACCGGGTGCGGAAGAAGTTTCCGCTGCCTCGGACCATCTGGGACGGTGAGCAGAAGACGCACTGTTTCAAAGAGCGGACACGGAGCCTGCTACGGGAGTGGTACCTTCAGGACCCATACCCAAACCCCAGCAAGAAAAGGGAACTGGCTCAAGCCACTGGACTCACTCCCACACAGGTCGGAAACTGGTTTAAAAACAGAAGGCAACGAGACAGAGCAGCGGCGGCCAAAAACAG gcTCCAGCACCAAGCAATAGGACCGAGCGGTATGAGGTCCCTATCAGAGGCCGGCCTCACCCCTCACAGCTCGGCAGAGTCGCCCTCGACCGCAGCCAGTCCCACCACCAGCGTTTCCAGTATGACAGAGAGAGTTGATACTGGGACGTCCATCCTGTCTGTCACATCCAGCGACTCTGAGTGCGATGTATGA